Proteins encoded together in one Acipenser ruthenus chromosome 22, fAciRut3.2 maternal haplotype, whole genome shotgun sequence window:
- the uts2r5 gene encoding urotensin-2 receptor encodes METLEDLADPWSHINISSTGNSSASDLPVSVNEIMITSVLGTVLAVMCLVGVAGNVYTLVVMNISVRVTGSMYVYIVNLALADLLYLSTIPFVVCTYLVKDWYFGDIGCRILFSLDLLTMHASIFILTVMSSERYLAVVKPLDTFGRPRDYRRTITCTVWLVSFLLALPTMIMIDLRTSTRNGVVKRMCHPTWQMEAYKVYLTILFNTCILAPGFIIGYLYIRLARTYWMSQTTVFTTKETQRCPKQKLLYMIFSIVLTYWTCFLPFWVWQLLSIYYYKPENLSHKTVVYINFIVTCLAYSNSCINPFLYTLLTKNYKEYLKSRPKSCVGSKRKSTRHSSQRSVSSGSHQYTETLTITRLEGTTEEASSL; translated from the coding sequence ATGGAAACGCTGGAAGATTTAGCGGATCCTTGGAGCCACATAAACATTTCATCAACAGGCAACTCATCTGCCTCAGACCTCCCGGTGTCCGTGAATGAGATCATGATCACTTCTGTGCTCGGGACCGTCCTGGCCGTCATGTGCCTGGTCGGGGTAGCCGGTAACGTTTACACGCTGGTGGTTATGAACATCTCCGTGAGGGTGACCGGATCCATGTACGTTTACATAGTCAACCTGGCCCTGGCCGACCTGCTCTACCTGTCCACCATCCCCTTCGTGGTGTGCACGTACTTGGTCAAGGACTGGTACTTTGGGGACATCGGATGCAGAATCCTCTTCAGTTTGGACCTCTTAACTATGCACGCCAGCATTTTCATTTTAACGGTAATGAGCTCGGAGCGGTACCTGGCTGTCGTGAAACCTCTGGACACTTTTGGAAGACCGAGGGACTACAGAAGGACAATTACCTGCACGGTGTGGTTGGTGTCTTTTCTTCTTGCCCTGCCTACCATGATAATGATTGACCTCAGAACGAGCACCCGAAACGGGGTGGTGAAGCGCATGTGCCACCCTACCTGGCAGATGGAAGCCTATAAGGTGTACCTTACGATCCTGTTCAACACCTGTATCCTCGCTCCGGGCTTTATCATTGGATACCTCTACATCAGATTAGCCAGGACTTACTGGATGTCGCAAACGACGGTCTTCACGACGAAGGAAACGCAACGGTGTCCCAAACAGAAGTTGCTTTACATGATCTTCAGCATCGTCCTCACCTACTGGACTTGCTTTCTGCCGTTCTGGGTGTGGCAACTGCTCAGTATCTACTACTACAAACCCGAGAATCTGTCTCACAAAACCGTGGTTTATATCAACTTTATAGTGACCTGTCTAGCCTACAGTAACAGCTGCATCAACCCCTTCCTTTACACGCTGCTGACGAAGAACTACAAGGAGTACCTCAAGAGCAGACCGAAGAGCTGCGTCGGTTCCAAGAGGAAATCTACCAGGCATTCTTCGCAGAGGTCTGTGTCTTCAGGCAGCCACCAGTACACCGAGACCCTGACTATCACGAGGCTCGAAGGCACCACGGAGGAAGCCTCCAGCCTCTAG